In Rhodococcus qingshengii JCM 15477, the sequence TCGACTATGTGCAATATCTGTCAGATCCGCCGTTTGTGAGCGGTCCCGCTCCCGGGTTCACGGGAGGCCCGCCCGTCAACGGGGTACCGGTGCATGCCGTACCCATGAAGAAGGGTGTGCCCATTCCGGGCGGTGTTCCATTGCGAAAGCTGGAGCGGCGCTCCGGCGGTCGCATCGTCGCCGGTGTTGCAGGCGGTATCGCCGATCATCTCGGGATCGACGTCCTGAAGGTTCGAGTCGCCTTCGCGATTCTGGCGGCGATGGCCGGATCCGGCATCGTGATTTACGGCGCCCTCTGGATCTTCACCTCAGCCGGCACGGACACCCAGAAGCCGTCCGCGGCCGAGCGGCAGCGGGCGTACGGCTTGATCGCACTCGGATTGGGCGGCGCAGCCGCGTTGTCCTGGCTGTTCAGCGGCACGGCGGGTTCGGTGCTCGCACCGTTCTTCGTCGTCGCGATCGGTGCCGCTTTGGTGTGGCGCGAGTTCGACTCCGACGGTCCCCGGACCGTCATCGGCTTGCCGCAGCGGCCTACCGTTCTCACGTGGGCGCGGGTGGTCGGGGGAGCGACCTTGATCATCTTGGGTCTCGGCGTCGTCGTCCTCGCTCAGGTCGACCTCGAAGCACTGCGCTCGTCCCTGCTGGCCGTGGTGGTGACGCTGATCGGTGTCGGTTTGTTGACGGTGCCGCTGTGGCTGCGGATGTGGCGGGCTCTCGGCGCCGAGCGTGCGGCCCGAATTCGCAACGACGAACGTGAAGAGATCGCCTCGCATCTGCACGACTCCGTACTTCAGACGTTGGCGCTGATTCAGAAGCAGTCCGACAATCCGCAAGAGGTGGCGCGCCTGGCCCGTGGTCAGGAACGTGAGCTGCGCAAGTGGTTGTTCAGCGGCGGGGATATCGACCACACGAGCCTGACGGAAGGTCTGAAGATCATCGCCGGTGAAGTGGAGGACCAGCATGGCGTCACGGTCCGCCCCGTCACGGTCGGCGACGTACAACTCGAAGGCGAAGGCGTCGAGAACGGTCTGCCCAAGGAAGCGTTCACCGCGCTCCTCGGTGCGACGCGTGAAGCTCTCGTGAACTCGGCAAAGCACTCGGGGGAGAAGGAAATCAATCTGTTCGCCGAGGTCGAGGGCGACCAGGTCAGTGTGTTCGTTCGTGATCGCGGAGTCGGATTCGACGTCAATGCGGTGCCGGAGGACCGTCAGGGTTTGGCCAAGTCGATTCGTGGTCGCATCGAGCGACGGGGTGGCCGCGTCGTGGTTCGATCCGACATCGGAAAGGGCACCGAGATCCGCGTGCACATGCCGCTCGGTGACTCTGCTCTAAAGTGGGACCAGACTGCTGACCGTGTCGACAACCCCGAGGAACAGCCCCAGTGACTTCGCTTGCGCCGCCCCCGTACCGCGTATTTCTTGTCGACGATCATGCAGTGTTCCGCTCCGGGGTGAGGGCGGAACTCTCGCGCGAGGCAGACATGGACGTAGTCGGTGAAGCCGGTGGCGTCGCTGAGGCGATCGCGGGTATCAACTCGACGAAACCGCATGTCGTTCTGCTCGATGTCCACATGCCTGACGGTGGTGGAGTGGCAGTTCTGCGCGGAATCGATTCCGGCCCGGTGTGCTTGGCGCTCAGCGTTTCCGATGCGGCCGAGGACGTGATCGCGGTGATCCGCGGCGGCGCGCGCGGGTATGTGACCAAGACGATCTCGGGATCCGAACTGGCCGAGGGTGTACGACGCGTTGCCGGTGGTGACGCAGTGTTCGGGCCTCGCCTGGCAGGCTTCGTACTGGACTCCTTCACCGGGCGTTCCAATGCACCCGAGCCGCAACTCGATCCGGAACTCGACTCGCTGACTCCGCGAGAACTCGAAGTGCTCAGATTGCTGGCACGTGGGTACACCTACCGTGAAATCGCCGAGGACCTGGTGATTTCCGTGAAGACGGTCGAGACTCACGCATCGAACGTCCTGCGAAAGACTCAGCAGTCCAATCGCAATGCGTTGACGCGTTGGGCACATCGTCGCCAGATCGACTGAATTCCCGCGCGCTCTTTCGCGATTGCGTGTGAAGGCGCACCATGGACCGATGACGGAACCACTGGCGCTCGCGTCGAAGCGTGGGCGTTGGGTTGTCGCCGCCACCGTTCTCGGCTCGAGCATGGCTCTCCTCGACGGCACTGTCGTCAACATTGCTCTTCCTCACATCGGTGAAGAACTGGGTTCCGGTGTCGCCGGACTGCAGTGGACGCTCAGCGGTTACACCTTGGCCTTGGCGTCGCTGATTCTGCTCGGGGGAGCGCTCGGTGATCGTTGGGGTCGGCGACGGGTATTCGTGTGGGGGACGGTCTGGTTCGCGGTCGCGTCGTTGCTGTGCGGAATTGCACCGGACATCACGTTTCTGGTGATTGCACGAATCCTGCAGGGAGTGGGAGCTGCGCTCTTGACACCTGGCAGCCTTGCCATCATCTCCGCGTCACTTCGTGAGGAGGACCGCGGCGCGGCAATCGGATTGTGGTCGGGTTTAGGTGGTGTTGCCGGCGCCATCGGACCGCTTTTCGGTGGTTGGCTGGTGGAAGTGGCGGGATGGCGATCGGTATTCCTGCTCAATATCCCGCTGGCGATCGTCGTGGTGTGGGCAGCGGTGCGCCATGTACCGGAGAGCCGCGACCCGCATCCGCCCGAGCACCTGGACGTGGTCGGATCTGCCTGCGCAGTAGTCGGTCTCGGCGCACTGACGTACGGGCTGATCGAGGTCAACCCGATAGTCGGGCTGATCGGAGTGATCGTGCTCTGCCTGTTCGTCGTGGTGGAACGACGCTCACCGAGTGCCCTTGTGCCGCCGTCCCTGTTCCGCTCGCGGATGTTCGTCGCGGCCAATCTGGTGACCCTTGCGGTCTATGCGGCGCTGGGCGGTGTGTTCTTCCTGCTCGTGCTGCAACTGCAATTGGTTGCCGGGTACTCGCCGGTGGCTGCCGGCGTCGCAACGGTACCGATCACCTTGGCATTGCTGCTGTTGTCTTCGCGCGCGGGCAGTTACGCGCAGACGCACGGACCGCGGTTGCCGATGACGGTCGGGCCCGCCGTTGCCGCGGTGGGGTTGGTGTTGATGACGCGGATCGGCCCGGATGCGTCGTACCTGACCGTCGTGCTGCCGGGAGTTCTGGTGTTCGGGCTCGGCCTGGCGGTGATGGTCGCGCCGTTGACCGCCGCGGTGCTTGGTTCGGTACCGGTGGAGCAGTCCGGAATCGCATCCGGTGTGAACAATGCCGTTGCTCGCACGAGCCAACTTCTTGCCGTCGCGGCCTTGCCTGCCCTCGTGGGTATCGACGCCGAAAGTCTGGTCGATCCGACGAGTTTCTCCGACGGGTTCCGGTACGCGATGTACATCTGTGTGGCACTGCTGTTGGTCGGTGCAGCGATCGCCGCGACGCTGATCCGAACTCCGACAGTAGAGCCTGTTCAGGAAGCGGATTCGGTTGCCTGCAAGCCGCATTGTGATCTGACGGGACCTGCAGTGCAACCGAATCCGATGAGGGACTAG encodes:
- a CDS encoding ATP-binding protein; translated protein: MKKGVPIPGGVPLRKLERRSGGRIVAGVAGGIADHLGIDVLKVRVAFAILAAMAGSGIVIYGALWIFTSAGTDTQKPSAAERQRAYGLIALGLGGAAALSWLFSGTAGSVLAPFFVVAIGAALVWREFDSDGPRTVIGLPQRPTVLTWARVVGGATLIILGLGVVVLAQVDLEALRSSLLAVVVTLIGVGLLTVPLWLRMWRALGAERAARIRNDEREEIASHLHDSVLQTLALIQKQSDNPQEVARLARGQERELRKWLFSGGDIDHTSLTEGLKIIAGEVEDQHGVTVRPVTVGDVQLEGEGVENGLPKEAFTALLGATREALVNSAKHSGEKEINLFAEVEGDQVSVFVRDRGVGFDVNAVPEDRQGLAKSIRGRIERRGGRVVVRSDIGKGTEIRVHMPLGDSALKWDQTADRVDNPEEQPQ
- a CDS encoding response regulator — protein: MTSLAPPPYRVFLVDDHAVFRSGVRAELSREADMDVVGEAGGVAEAIAGINSTKPHVVLLDVHMPDGGGVAVLRGIDSGPVCLALSVSDAAEDVIAVIRGGARGYVTKTISGSELAEGVRRVAGGDAVFGPRLAGFVLDSFTGRSNAPEPQLDPELDSLTPRELEVLRLLARGYTYREIAEDLVISVKTVETHASNVLRKTQQSNRNALTRWAHRRQID
- a CDS encoding MFS transporter, with the protein product MTEPLALASKRGRWVVAATVLGSSMALLDGTVVNIALPHIGEELGSGVAGLQWTLSGYTLALASLILLGGALGDRWGRRRVFVWGTVWFAVASLLCGIAPDITFLVIARILQGVGAALLTPGSLAIISASLREEDRGAAIGLWSGLGGVAGAIGPLFGGWLVEVAGWRSVFLLNIPLAIVVVWAAVRHVPESRDPHPPEHLDVVGSACAVVGLGALTYGLIEVNPIVGLIGVIVLCLFVVVERRSPSALVPPSLFRSRMFVAANLVTLAVYAALGGVFFLLVLQLQLVAGYSPVAAGVATVPITLALLLLSSRAGSYAQTHGPRLPMTVGPAVAAVGLVLMTRIGPDASYLTVVLPGVLVFGLGLAVMVAPLTAAVLGSVPVEQSGIASGVNNAVARTSQLLAVAALPALVGIDAESLVDPTSFSDGFRYAMYICVALLLVGAAIAATLIRTPTVEPVQEADSVACKPHCDLTGPAVQPNPMRD